The Mycobacterium paragordonae genome includes a region encoding these proteins:
- a CDS encoding Rv2578c family radical SAM protein encodes MRWAGQAVAVNGSPVDDGALPGLQRLGLVKSVRVPQFEGMTFHEVLCKSALNKVPNASALPFRYTVNGYRGCSHACRYCFARPTHEYLDFDIGTDFDTQIVVKTNVADVLEKELKRPSWQRETVALGTNTDPYQRAEGRYALMPGIITTLAASGTPMSILTKGTLLRRDLPLISEAAQQVPLSVAISLAVADPELHRDVEPGTPTPQARLALIAAIRDAGLGCHVMVAPVLPHLTDSAEHLDELLGQIAAAGATSVTVFGLHLRGATRGWFMAWLARAHPELTGRYRDLYRRGAYLPQSYRDMLRERARPLIAKYRLGSDPRPSAPPAEVAANPEPLQEALF; translated from the coding sequence ATGCGCTGGGCAGGTCAAGCGGTGGCGGTCAACGGGTCGCCCGTCGACGACGGGGCATTGCCCGGCCTGCAGCGATTAGGCCTGGTCAAGAGCGTGCGGGTGCCGCAATTCGAGGGGATGACGTTCCACGAGGTGCTGTGCAAGTCGGCGCTTAACAAAGTGCCCAACGCGTCCGCCCTGCCCTTCCGCTACACGGTCAACGGCTACCGGGGCTGCTCTCACGCCTGCCGCTACTGCTTCGCCCGCCCCACTCACGAGTACCTGGACTTCGACATCGGCACCGATTTCGACACCCAGATCGTCGTCAAGACCAACGTCGCCGACGTGCTGGAAAAAGAACTCAAGCGGCCGTCCTGGCAACGCGAAACCGTCGCACTCGGCACCAACACCGACCCCTACCAGCGCGCCGAGGGCCGCTACGCGCTGATGCCCGGCATCATCACCACGCTCGCCGCGTCAGGCACACCGATGTCGATCCTCACCAAAGGCACCCTGCTGCGCCGCGACCTGCCGCTGATATCTGAAGCGGCTCAGCAGGTTCCGCTGTCGGTGGCGATCTCACTGGCGGTGGCCGATCCGGAGCTGCACCGCGACGTCGAGCCGGGCACGCCGACGCCGCAGGCCCGGCTGGCGCTCATCGCCGCCATTCGCGACGCCGGCCTCGGCTGCCATGTGATGGTCGCGCCGGTGCTGCCACACCTCACCGATTCGGCCGAGCACCTCGACGAGTTGCTAGGGCAGATCGCCGCCGCCGGCGCCACCAGCGTGACCGTGTTCGGGCTGCACCTCCGCGGTGCTACCCGGGGCTGGTTCATGGCCTGGCTCGCCCGCGCGCACCCGGAGCTCACCGGCCGGTACCGCGACCTGTATCGCCGCGGCGCGTATCTGCCGCAGAGCTACCGGGACATGCTCCGCGAGCGCGCCCGACCGCTGATCGCCAAGTACCGGCTCGGCAGCGACCCCAGGCCGTCGGCACCGCCGGCCGAAGTCGCGGCAAACCCGGAGCCGCTGCAGGAAGCGCTCTTCTAG
- a CDS encoding purple acid phosphatase family protein, translating to MSDDPEQGEPAAFSRRTLITTAAVAGVLGAGAGVGGAALLRSNRAGVWSQPDRGGAPPVEGLHLQFGRDAGTEAVVSWHTTDAVRNPRVMLGAPTSGFGSTVAAETRTYRDAKSNTEVRVNHARLTGLQPDTDYIYAAVHDGAQPELGTLRTAPTGRKPFRFTSFGDQSTPTLSTLTDGRYVNDHLGSPAAGDTTAAIERMAPLFNLVNGDLCYANLAQDRIRTWSDWFVNNSRSARHRPWMPAAGNHENELGNGPVGYGAYQTYFSVPDSGASSELRGLWYSFTAGAVRVISLNNDDVAYQDGGNSYIHAYSGGEQKRWLTAELEAARRDRGIDWVVVCMHQTAISTAKANGADLGIRQEWLPLFDQYQVDLVVCGHEHHYERSHPLRGTMGTDTRTPIPVDTRGDVLDVTKGTVHLVIGGGGTSHPTNGLFFPDLRCQVITGVGAFDPAVGRKPPIYVMEDAPWSAFRDRDNPYGFVAFDVDPGTPGGRTSIKATYYAVRGPYGAVVPIDEFTLTKPRGG from the coding sequence ATGAGCGACGATCCGGAACAGGGCGAACCGGCGGCATTCAGCCGCCGCACCCTGATCACGACCGCTGCGGTGGCCGGTGTTCTCGGCGCGGGCGCCGGGGTCGGCGGCGCCGCACTACTGCGGTCTAATCGCGCGGGCGTCTGGTCGCAGCCGGATCGCGGCGGCGCGCCGCCGGTCGAAGGGTTACATCTGCAGTTCGGTCGGGATGCCGGCACCGAGGCGGTGGTGTCCTGGCACACCACCGACGCGGTGCGCAATCCGCGGGTCATGCTGGGCGCGCCGACGTCCGGATTCGGCAGCACGGTGGCGGCCGAGACCCGGACCTACCGAGATGCCAAGTCCAACACAGAGGTTCGCGTCAATCACGCGCGGCTGACCGGCCTTCAGCCGGACACCGATTACATCTATGCCGCGGTACACGACGGTGCGCAACCCGAGCTGGGGACCTTGCGCACCGCACCGACCGGACGAAAGCCCTTCCGCTTCACCAGCTTCGGCGACCAGTCGACACCGACGCTGAGCACCCTGACCGACGGCCGGTATGTCAACGACCACCTCGGATCGCCGGCGGCCGGCGACACGACGGCGGCGATCGAGCGAATGGCGCCGCTGTTCAATCTGGTCAACGGCGACCTGTGCTACGCCAACCTGGCGCAGGACCGGATCCGCACCTGGTCGGATTGGTTTGTCAACAACAGCCGTTCGGCCCGTCACCGGCCGTGGATGCCGGCCGCCGGCAACCACGAGAACGAATTGGGCAACGGCCCAGTCGGTTACGGTGCCTACCAGACGTACTTCTCGGTGCCGGACTCGGGAGCCAGTTCGGAATTGCGCGGCCTGTGGTACTCGTTCACCGCCGGGGCGGTGCGGGTGATCAGCCTCAACAACGACGACGTGGCCTATCAAGACGGCGGTAACTCGTACATCCACGCTTATTCGGGTGGCGAGCAGAAGCGTTGGCTCACTGCCGAATTGGAGGCGGCCCGGCGTGACCGCGGTATCGACTGGGTGGTGGTGTGCATGCACCAGACCGCCATATCGACTGCGAAGGCCAACGGGGCAGACCTAGGGATCCGTCAGGAGTGGCTGCCGCTGTTCGACCAGTACCAGGTCGATCTGGTGGTGTGCGGGCACGAACACCACTACGAGCGGTCGCATCCGTTGCGCGGCACCATGGGGACGGACACCCGGACGCCGATCCCGGTCGACACCCGGGGTGACGTGCTCGACGTGACCAAGGGCACGGTGCACCTGGTCATCGGCGGGGGCGGCACGTCGCACCCGACCAACGGCTTGTTCTTTCCCGACCTGCGCTGCCAGGTGATCACCGGAGTGGGCGCGTTCGATCCCGCAGTCGGGCGCAAGCCGCCGATCTATGTGATGGAGGACGCGCCGTGGTCGGCGTTCCGCGATCGCGACAACCCTTATGGCTTCGTGGCTTTCGACGTCGACCCGGGTACGCCGGGCGGCCGGACGTCGATCAAGGCGACGTACTACGCGGTGCGGGGACCCTACGGCGCGGTGGTGCCGATCGACGAGTTCACATTGACCAAACCGCGCGGAGGCTAG
- a CDS encoding patatin-like phospholipase family protein: MPTAFVLSGGASLGAIHVGMLRALADEGITPDLIIGTSVGAVNGGWLASRADAAGIRGLADLWVSLTRQQVFPAHPLSGVLGMFGRRTHLVPNSGLRRILIEKLQFTRLEDAPIPLHVVATDVVSGTDVLLSSGDAVDAIAASAAIPGIFPPVKINGRDLMDGGVVNNTPVSHAVALGADRVWVLPTGYSCDLPATPTSAVNMALHAMTIALNHRLADDISRYETACELHVIRPLCPVSISGSDFSHAATLIERSHAATREWLAAHPPSTGQAALLEPHRH; encoded by the coding sequence GTGCCCACAGCCTTCGTGTTGTCCGGTGGTGCCAGTTTGGGAGCAATCCACGTGGGGATGCTGCGCGCCCTGGCCGACGAAGGCATCACCCCGGACCTGATCATCGGCACGTCCGTGGGCGCGGTCAACGGCGGCTGGCTCGCTTCCCGGGCCGATGCCGCCGGTATCCGCGGGCTCGCCGATCTGTGGGTGTCGTTGACGCGACAGCAGGTGTTTCCCGCTCACCCGCTGTCGGGTGTGCTGGGTATGTTCGGGCGCCGGACGCACCTGGTCCCCAATTCCGGTCTGCGCCGCATTCTCATCGAGAAGCTGCAGTTCACCCGGCTCGAGGATGCGCCGATTCCCCTGCACGTGGTGGCGACGGACGTGGTCTCGGGCACCGATGTGTTGCTGTCGTCGGGCGACGCGGTGGACGCGATCGCCGCCAGCGCCGCCATTCCGGGAATCTTTCCGCCGGTGAAGATCAACGGACGCGATCTGATGGACGGTGGTGTCGTGAACAACACACCGGTCTCACACGCCGTTGCCCTCGGCGCCGATCGGGTGTGGGTGTTGCCCACGGGCTACTCCTGCGACCTGCCCGCGACGCCGACGTCGGCGGTCAACATGGCGCTGCACGCCATGACCATCGCCCTGAATCACCGCCTCGCGGACGACATCTCTCGCTATGAAACCGCGTGTGAGCTGCATGTCATTCGTCCGTTGTGCCCGGTCAGCATCTCCGGATCCGATTTCTCGCACGCGGCGACCTTGATCGAGCGCTCGCATGCCGCGACCCGTGAGTGGCTGGCGGCGCACCCGCCGTCCACCGGGCAGGCGGCGTTGCTGGAACCGCATCGCCACTAG
- a CDS encoding class I SAM-dependent methyltransferase has translation MSRDNTPAGPITRDGSLVEIYRRVSVTDEVNLITALLEPGGSVLDLGSGAGRIANPLADNGFQVTAVDDSADMLNHVRGAKTVQARIEDLRLPAKYDVVLLASSLVNYPDVDARRGLLATVAHHLKPTGKAIIQWRPPDWFSQRPAGNYHRADGDMKQTMTILQNDGDVVLGEFTLEYGGQSLTQSFEAHRVSVDEFRSLLDEVGLVLDTADPDSSEWLTASARS, from the coding sequence ATGTCTCGTGACAACACACCCGCCGGCCCGATAACTCGCGACGGCAGCCTGGTCGAGATCTACCGACGCGTGTCGGTGACCGACGAAGTCAACCTCATCACCGCCCTACTCGAACCCGGCGGCTCGGTACTCGATCTGGGCTCCGGCGCGGGACGAATCGCGAATCCATTGGCCGACAATGGCTTCCAGGTAACCGCGGTGGACGATTCCGCCGACATGCTCAATCATGTGCGTGGCGCGAAGACCGTTCAGGCCCGCATCGAGGACCTCCGGCTACCCGCAAAATACGACGTCGTGCTGCTGGCCAGCAGTCTGGTCAACTACCCGGATGTGGACGCGCGCCGAGGTCTGCTGGCCACGGTCGCCCACCACCTCAAACCGACCGGCAAAGCCATCATCCAGTGGCGGCCACCGGACTGGTTCAGCCAGCGGCCCGCCGGCAACTATCACCGCGCCGACGGCGACATGAAACAAACGATGACCATTCTGCAGAACGACGGCGACGTCGTCCTCGGCGAGTTCACCCTGGAGTACGGCGGCCAGAGCCTGACCCAATCGTTTGAAGCTCATCGTGTCAGCGTCGACGAGTTCCGCTCATTGCTCGACGAGGTGGGGCTGGTACTGGACACCGCTGACCCGGATTCCTCCGAATGGCTCACCGCCTCCGCACGGAGTTGA
- a CDS encoding helix-turn-helix domain-containing protein, whose amino-acid sequence MTALLRTVRRQRRLTLEQLADRTGLTKSYLSKIERGHSTPSIAVALKVARALDVDVGRLFSDDAADEQITVDRADPSAGRYRALATHLLGKSMSPFVVRPTGRASDDPHPEHIGQEFVFVYSGAVELTYGDRVIPLGPGDSAYFDASVGHRLRAVDGEPAEVVVITSPA is encoded by the coding sequence ATGACCGCCTTGCTGCGGACGGTGCGCCGGCAACGCCGCCTCACCCTCGAGCAACTCGCCGACCGCACCGGCCTGACCAAGAGCTACCTGTCCAAGATCGAACGCGGCCACAGCACACCGTCGATCGCGGTGGCACTCAAAGTCGCGCGGGCCCTCGACGTCGACGTCGGACGGCTGTTCTCCGATGATGCCGCCGACGAGCAGATCACCGTCGACCGCGCCGATCCGTCCGCCGGGCGCTACCGCGCCCTGGCCACCCATCTGCTGGGCAAATCCATGTCACCCTTCGTGGTGCGACCGACCGGACGCGCCTCCGACGATCCGCATCCCGAGCACATCGGACAGGAATTCGTCTTTGTGTACAGCGGGGCGGTCGAACTTACCTACGGCGACCGCGTTATTCCACTGGGCCCCGGCGACAGCGCCTACTTCGACGCCTCCGTCGGCCACCGGCTCAGGGCTGTCGACGGCGAACCCGCCGAGGTGGTCGTCATCACCAGCCCGGCTTGA
- a CDS encoding aldolase, with product MATTFTHSKAELMRRAQERLDAESAESAESAGARLTTRQKIALTCRALFDAGHDSGLAGQITARAEQPGTYYTQRLGLGFDEITEDNLLLVDEDLNVLEGSGMANPANRFHSWIYRARPDVHCIVHTHPFHVAALSMLEVPLIVSHMDTTPLYDDCAFLAEWPGVPVGNEEGEIITAALGDKKAALLAHHGQVVAGASVEEACSLAVLIERAAKLQLAAMAAGTVKALPEELAREAHDWTLTPARSRANFAYYARRALVRHPDVLNPPSAN from the coding sequence ATGGCAACCACGTTCACCCATTCGAAGGCCGAACTGATGCGGCGCGCCCAGGAACGCCTGGACGCCGAAAGCGCCGAAAGTGCCGAGAGTGCGGGTGCGCGGCTGACCACTCGCCAGAAGATCGCGCTCACCTGCCGCGCTCTGTTCGACGCCGGCCATGACTCCGGCCTGGCCGGTCAGATCACCGCACGGGCCGAACAGCCCGGCACCTACTACACCCAGCGGCTGGGGCTGGGATTCGACGAGATCACCGAGGACAACCTGCTGCTGGTCGACGAGGATCTCAATGTCCTGGAAGGTTCCGGAATGGCCAACCCGGCCAACCGTTTTCACAGCTGGATCTATCGCGCGCGACCCGACGTCCACTGCATCGTGCATACGCATCCCTTCCATGTGGCAGCCCTGTCGATGCTGGAGGTTCCGCTGATCGTCTCGCACATGGACACCACCCCGCTCTATGACGATTGCGCCTTCCTGGCTGAGTGGCCCGGCGTGCCGGTCGGTAACGAGGAGGGCGAGATCATCACCGCCGCACTGGGCGACAAGAAAGCCGCGCTGCTGGCACATCACGGGCAGGTGGTGGCCGGCGCCAGTGTCGAGGAGGCGTGTTCGCTGGCGGTACTGATCGAGCGCGCCGCCAAGCTCCAACTCGCCGCCATGGCCGCGGGCACCGTCAAAGCACTGCCAGAGGAACTGGCCCGGGAAGCCCATGACTGGACGCTGACGCCGGCGCGCAGCCGGGCCAACTTCGCCTACTATGCCCGCCGCGCGCTGGTGCGGCACCCCGACGTCCTGAATCCTCCGTCCGCCAACTGA
- a CDS encoding dihydrodipicolinate synthase family protein yields the protein MPEIHGIIAYPITPFTADTSGIDKDRLAALVDRLVSSGVHAIAPLGSTGELAYLDESEFDAVVDTTMAAVNGRVPVVVGVSDLTTANTIRRARYAEQAGADAVMILPVSYWRLTDREIAQHYRSIGESIGIPIMAYNNPATSGVDMSPELLVTMFDNIDNVTMVKESTGDLTRMRRIAELSGGELPFYNGSNPLVLDALKVGASGWCTAAPNLRPQPCIDLYNAVRADDLEKAQLLYDDLKPLLQFIVAGGLPTTVKAGLDLLGFPVGDPRAPLLALDGQGRAELQDLLAGS from the coding sequence GTGCCCGAAATCCACGGCATCATCGCCTACCCGATCACCCCGTTCACCGCCGATACGTCGGGCATCGATAAAGACCGGCTGGCCGCGCTCGTCGACCGGCTGGTGTCCTCCGGCGTGCATGCGATCGCGCCGCTGGGCAGCACCGGCGAATTGGCCTACCTCGACGAATCCGAGTTCGACGCCGTCGTCGACACCACGATGGCCGCCGTCAACGGGCGGGTTCCGGTGGTGGTCGGAGTGTCAGATCTGACCACCGCCAACACAATTCGGCGCGCCCGGTACGCGGAGCAGGCCGGCGCCGACGCGGTGATGATCCTGCCCGTTTCCTACTGGAGGCTCACCGATCGCGAGATCGCTCAGCACTACCGCAGCATCGGCGAGTCGATCGGAATCCCGATCATGGCCTACAACAACCCGGCCACCAGTGGTGTGGACATGAGCCCCGAACTGCTGGTCACCATGTTCGACAACATCGACAACGTCACCATGGTGAAGGAGTCCACCGGTGACCTGACCCGGATGCGGCGCATCGCCGAACTCAGCGGTGGCGAGTTGCCCTTCTACAACGGCAGCAATCCGCTGGTGCTCGACGCGCTCAAGGTGGGAGCGTCCGGATGGTGCACGGCCGCACCGAATCTGCGCCCGCAGCCGTGCATCGACCTGTATAACGCGGTGCGCGCGGACGATCTCGAGAAGGCGCAGCTCCTTTACGACGACCTCAAGCCGTTGTTGCAGTTCATCGTTGCGGGCGGGCTGCCCACCACCGTCAAGGCCGGTCTGGATCTGCTGGGCTTCCCGGTCGGCGACCCGCGTGCACCGTTGCTGGCGCTGGACGGGCAGGGGCGTGCCGAATTGCAGGACCTGCTGGCCGGGTCGTGA
- a CDS encoding cytochrome P450 family protein, translating to MKLEHPITVGTAEFNADQHSYYDWMRREAPVYRGRLALRPPGQDVYFISRYRDCLNLVTDPRIRRVLDGAAEDTSVVPEAIRLLTTDTMVYQDDPSHLRLRKLVSRPFTPRAIQGLRERIRTVARELLDGFEPGQRIELHQQYALPAPTTVISEMVGVSSEDRPTFYSFIEQLFDAMLNHNAAGAGEQMEGFVAYLREMVEQRRADPGQDIITELITAREDGGLTDDEIVAMVFLLITGDYQTTPNVVANGIAALLTHSDQLRLLRKHPELISSAVEEILRYSGTVGGTEATTFAGEDITLHGVTIPRGAMVTTLLTSANRDPAQFPDPDRFDITRSPNDHLAFSRGTHFCLGSHLARLETGIIIGELINRFPDLRLAVAPEELRLQPIPLLNRFDEVPVILG from the coding sequence GTGAAGCTCGAGCATCCGATCACGGTAGGCACCGCCGAGTTCAACGCTGACCAGCATTCCTACTACGACTGGATGCGCCGGGAGGCGCCCGTCTACCGGGGCAGGCTGGCTTTGCGGCCACCCGGCCAGGACGTCTACTTCATCTCCCGCTATCGGGATTGCCTGAACCTGGTCACCGACCCGCGGATCCGCCGGGTGCTCGACGGCGCCGCCGAGGACACCTCGGTGGTCCCCGAGGCCATCCGCTTGCTGACCACCGACACCATGGTCTATCAGGACGACCCGTCGCACCTGCGACTGCGCAAGCTGGTGAGCCGGCCGTTCACGCCGCGCGCGATTCAGGGGCTGCGGGAGCGGATCCGTACCGTCGCCCGTGAGTTGCTCGACGGCTTCGAGCCGGGGCAGCGCATTGAACTGCACCAGCAGTACGCGCTGCCGGCCCCGACCACGGTGATCAGCGAAATGGTCGGTGTCTCAAGCGAAGACCGGCCAACGTTCTACAGCTTCATCGAGCAGTTGTTCGACGCGATGCTGAACCACAACGCGGCCGGCGCCGGCGAACAGATGGAGGGCTTCGTCGCCTACCTGCGCGAGATGGTCGAGCAACGACGGGCCGATCCCGGTCAGGACATCATCACCGAGTTGATCACCGCCAGGGAAGATGGCGGACTCACCGATGACGAAATCGTCGCGATGGTGTTCCTGCTCATCACCGGCGACTATCAGACCACCCCGAACGTGGTCGCCAACGGCATAGCGGCGCTCCTCACCCACTCCGACCAACTTCGCTTATTGCGGAAGCATCCCGAACTGATCAGCAGTGCCGTCGAGGAGATCCTTCGCTACTCCGGCACCGTCGGCGGCACCGAAGCCACGACGTTCGCCGGCGAGGACATCACCTTGCATGGAGTCACGATCCCGCGCGGCGCCATGGTGACGACGCTGCTGACATCGGCCAACCGCGACCCAGCACAGTTCCCCGACCCCGACCGCTTCGACATCACCCGCAGCCCCAACGACCACCTTGCATTCAGCCGAGGCACCCACTTCTGCCTCGGCTCACACCTGGCACGGCTGGAGACCGGGATCATCATCGGCGAGCTGATCAACCGCTTCCCGGATTTGAGGCTTGCGGTTGCACCGGAAGAGCTGCGCCTGCAACCGATTCCGTTGCTCAACCGGTTCGACGAAGTGCCGGTGATCCTGGGCTGA
- the ypfJ gene encoding KPN_02809 family neutral zinc metallopeptidase encodes MTFNEGMQIDTSSATSSGGGGMGRMAIGGGIGGLLLVVVAMLLGVDPGGVISQQPLDSREDVAPGFDLSRCKTGADANKYVQCRVVATSNSLDAVWKQLMPKYTRPHLRLFSGQVSTGCGPASSDVGPFYCPVDKTAYFDTDFFQVLVTQFGSSGGPFAEEYVVAHEYGHHVQNLLGVLGRAQSGAQGATGSGVRTELQADCYAGVWAHYASTVKQDSTGQPFLQPLSDKDIQDALSAAASVGDDRIQQQVNGRVNPESWTHGSSAQRQKWFTTGYSTGEPNKCDTFNTNDLG; translated from the coding sequence ATGACCTTCAACGAGGGTATGCAGATCGACACCAGTTCCGCGACGTCCTCGGGCGGCGGCGGGATGGGCCGGATGGCCATCGGTGGTGGTATCGGCGGCCTGCTACTGGTGGTGGTGGCCATGCTGCTCGGTGTCGACCCCGGCGGAGTGATCAGCCAGCAGCCGCTCGACTCCCGCGAGGACGTGGCTCCCGGTTTCGACCTGAGCCGCTGCAAGACCGGCGCGGACGCCAACAAATACGTGCAGTGCCGCGTGGTCGCCACCAGCAACTCGCTGGACGCGGTGTGGAAGCAGCTGATGCCGAAGTACACCCGACCGCACCTGCGCCTGTTCAGCGGCCAGGTGAGCACCGGCTGCGGGCCGGCCAGCAGCGACGTCGGGCCGTTCTACTGCCCGGTGGACAAAACGGCCTATTTCGACACCGACTTCTTCCAGGTGCTGGTGACCCAGTTCGGTTCCAGCGGTGGACCTTTCGCGGAAGAATACGTGGTGGCACATGAGTACGGCCACCACGTGCAGAACCTGCTGGGGGTGCTCGGCCGGGCGCAGTCCGGAGCGCAGGGCGCCACCGGCAGCGGGGTTCGCACCGAGTTGCAGGCTGACTGTTACGCCGGGGTGTGGGCGCACTACGCCTCCACCGTCAAGCAGGACAGCACCGGGCAACCGTTTCTGCAGCCGTTGAGCGACAAGGACATTCAGGACGCGCTGTCGGCGGCCGCGTCGGTGGGTGACGACCGGATTCAGCAGCAGGTGAACGGGCGGGTGAACCCGGAATCCTGGACGCACGGTTCATCTGCGCAGCGGCAGAAGTGGTTCACCACCGGGTACTCGACCGGCGAGCCCAACAAGTGCGACACGTTCAACACCAACGATCTGGGGTGA
- a CDS encoding SRPBCC family protein, whose protein sequence is MHPCERVDLSFIETAPYRFRNSVDLAITPEQLFEVLGDAESWPRWAKVITKVTWTSPEPRGIGTTRVVEMRGGIVGDEEFIAWEPFTHMAFRFNECSTKAVAAFAEDYRVDVIPGGCRLTWTMVQKPARGAGLGMAVFGPLLNLALRRFLRNLRTYTDTRFAATQQR, encoded by the coding sequence ATGCATCCCTGCGAACGCGTCGACCTGAGCTTCATCGAGACGGCGCCCTACCGCTTCCGCAACAGTGTCGACCTGGCCATCACGCCCGAGCAGCTCTTCGAAGTGCTGGGTGACGCCGAGTCCTGGCCGCGCTGGGCCAAAGTGATCACCAAGGTCACCTGGACCAGCCCGGAACCCCGGGGCATCGGCACCACCCGCGTCGTGGAGATGCGGGGCGGCATCGTCGGGGACGAGGAGTTCATTGCCTGGGAGCCGTTCACGCACATGGCATTCCGGTTCAACGAGTGCTCCACCAAGGCGGTCGCCGCGTTCGCCGAAGACTACCGGGTCGACGTGATACCCGGCGGCTGCCGGCTCACCTGGACGATGGTTCAAAAGCCGGCCCGCGGTGCCGGGCTGGGCATGGCTGTGTTCGGTCCACTGCTCAACCTGGCGCTGCGCCGATTCCTGCGCAACCTGCGCACTTACACCGACACCCGATTCGCCGCCACACAGCAGCGATAG
- a CDS encoding oxidoreductase — MATDIALVGPGAVGTTVAALLYAAGNRVLLCGHRPRDGIELRPDDAEPIVVPGPVHTDPDAVSGPVDVLILAVKATQNAAAAGWLARLCDENTIVAVLQNGVEQVEQVAPLSPSPHVIPGSVWFSAETQPAGWVRLRGEAALVVPTGRAAESFAELLRDAGCQVECNPDFVTVNWRKLLLNALAGLMALSGRRSGMFRRDDVAELGRQYMAECVAVARAEGAQLSDDVAEQLVESFRAVPEDMGTSILTDREAHRRMEWDLRNGVIVRKARAHGLPTPISDVVVPLLAAASDGPG; from the coding sequence ATCGCAACCGATATTGCTCTCGTGGGCCCCGGCGCCGTTGGCACGACCGTGGCGGCGCTGTTGTATGCGGCCGGAAACCGGGTGCTGCTCTGCGGCCACCGTCCGCGTGACGGCATTGAGCTGCGCCCGGACGACGCCGAACCGATCGTGGTCCCGGGCCCGGTGCACACCGATCCCGATGCGGTGAGCGGTCCGGTGGACGTGCTCATCCTCGCGGTCAAAGCCACCCAAAACGCCGCCGCGGCCGGCTGGCTGGCCCGGCTGTGCGACGAGAACACCATCGTCGCCGTCCTGCAGAACGGCGTCGAACAGGTCGAACAGGTCGCGCCGCTGTCGCCGTCTCCGCACGTCATACCGGGCAGCGTGTGGTTCTCGGCCGAGACCCAGCCGGCCGGCTGGGTGCGGTTGCGCGGTGAGGCCGCGCTGGTGGTGCCCACCGGGCGCGCGGCGGAATCGTTCGCCGAGCTGCTGCGCGACGCAGGATGCCAAGTGGAGTGCAACCCCGACTTCGTCACCGTCAACTGGCGCAAGCTCCTGCTCAACGCGCTGGCCGGACTGATGGCATTGTCGGGCCGACGCTCCGGCATGTTCCGCCGGGACGACGTGGCCGAACTGGGCCGCCAATACATGGCCGAGTGTGTGGCGGTGGCGCGCGCCGAGGGCGCCCAACTCAGCGACGATGTGGCCGAGCAACTGGTCGAGTCCTTCCGCGCGGTACCGGAAGACATGGGCACTTCGATCCTGACCGACCGGGAAGCACACCGCCGGATGGAATGGGACCTGCGCAACGGCGTGATCGTCCGCAAAGCCCGCGCGCACGGGTTGCCCACCCCGATCAGCGACGTGGTGGTGCCGCTGCTCGCCGCGGCCAGTGACGGGCCGGGTTAG